tatattttattatcaacAATTGACAAATCTAGCaacattttattgaaattatggATAATATTTCAGGTCGATCGTATAATATTCACATACAATTCTGCTTTGACCTGCCACCACGCGTTTCTACAATATTACTAAGAGaattccaattcaattaaacgGGAGAACACTGAAACTTTTTATTGCTCTAATTATTTGACCATTGATATAGTTGAGCTTACATAGAAAGCACCTATCAACATTAATGGCTGGCAACCTAACAAAGCCAACTAATTAACACACCACATTAGTGCTACCAACCTATAACTTCTATGCATAGACCCCTCCCATACGACTACTTTTAAATATTATCGCTTCTTTACAGAACTGAAATTCCTCTTTTCAATGCCATTTTTATGTCACAATCTACCCTTCAAAAAAGTGACACAGAGTTTCTTCCAAGCCTCCCTATCTGGCTCCCACAACGCAGCCCTCTCCCTTGCTTGTTTACCAAAAGCATCCTGGCATTCAAAACATCACCTCTTAGTACTTAGCCAATAACATGTCACGTGTgcattaaaattattgtatatataGTCTCATCGATCTTAGATATAATCTTTAGAGAAAATAGTATATGAGGTCACAATGTATAGTATTTTACTACTGTCAACCAATTAGAAATCTTTCATAATTTCTGATTAATTGATGAAAGAAATGCTAATTACatcctattttatattttatttctaatatttttaatttattaaaaattatcaattttgacAGATCTTACATACTAGTGTTAGTTAAAGAGAGTGTTGCTAACACTGACataattgataatgtaaaaattaatatattaatcaagtaatatgtaacttttaataaaattgagaGGAAGATGGGCATACTATGATGTAATTGCGTTGAATGAGACGGTCAATAAGGTGCAAAAGAATGTCTTTGGAGTACTCAGGGTGACCTTGGATTCCCATAATGTGATCTCCATACCTGAACATTTCAATTCCAGTCTTATCCGACCAAGCAATAACCTCTGCCTTGGCTGGTAGCTCTCGGATCTATTTTAATAATACAATGGAAAAATCATACTcggttaattattaattatgttatgatattaaaaaaaatgtgagaccgttatatataatcaatttttaattgaaatgatATTATACACACCTCATCCCTGTGGCATTCGATAATGGAAAGTCTTGATGGAAGATCAAGAGAAGACAAAGCAAATCGCAAAGATGGTGACAATGTTATGGTTCTGACACCAAGATCCCATCCAGTAGTAGAACGAGTCACCTTCCCTCCCAATGCACGCCCAAGTATCTGATCAAATTTAACATCATCCTTAATGATTTTCATTACAAAGTTATTTGCATTGTCAAGTTCCAACATTATGTTATGTCATTCATCACAAATCCACCcatccttaattattttttttttataaagttatgTCATTGTCAGGTGCCAACATTATGTCACTGATCACAAATCCACACACATAAAGCAATTACTTCatgttacatattttttatgcacACAaggaactaattaattaattatgcgaTGCCATATCACATCGTAATCTAAAGTGATGCATGTGATAATTAATCACATCATAGTGGTCCACTGCTGAGTAAGACACTTTTTAAGAGAATTTGACGTTGCGAAAGGTAGTAAAACATTCTTcaagagaaataaataatatttttttggagtTACAGGAAACCATTAATAAGAATAGGGATAAATAGAAACCGACAACCACTGCAtcgtctttattttttatttaacttaccTCTTTCTTATTTTAGTCTAGTAAAGATCAACTTTTACCAATTGGGACAGTTTTTAGTATACAAACCTTACAGAGATCGATATGAGATATCGCGTAGTCAGGATGTGAAATGCAAGACAAAAAGTGTACTGTATAcaccctttaaaaaaaatagtcaggaagaaaaataattaaatatataaatataatattaagtaTAAGAAAGAGTTTCacagaaatataaaatttgacacGTGATAGAAAAATCATATGGTCGAAAGTACAAGTCTAGTGCGGCAAATGATATAAACCATTTTCAAGCTAGCTAATTTCAAAGGGTGATTTCTTATGACATGGAAAACAAGAACaagtgctatatatatatatatatatatatatatatatatatatatatataaacatggaCAAGTTGAACTTTTATTAATCGAATCTTTAAATATGTGGCTCAAGTATTTACCCCAGCACAAATGTCTAAGGTGAGTGAGACCTAGCACTATACAGTAACCACATTTTCAAATTCGTATACGTGTAACTAAAAAATGTTAGATGTATGCTGTAAGTACTCGATTGGACATTAATGTAGGCTATGAAAAGTGTTTTTACAAACGCACAATTATGAATTTCAATACagaaatgaaaaggaattaTAAGATTAACTTAGGAAAAAATGAGAAGGCAGTGAAAAGAGTGGTCAAATTCTCTCGTGAGAGATAAAAAGGAATAActtttgagaataaaaatagtGTTGAATTGAATCGAAAGATGCAGCAGCATTCCGTACCTGGTGGCCAAAGCAAATGCCGAGGATCTTGGTGTTGATGGAATCGAGTTTGCGAAGCAAGTTGAGAAGATCACTGACCCATGTGTCGTTGCCATGTGCGTCACTGCAGCTGCCAGTGATCACAAACCCATCATAGAGACCCAAATCATCTTCGTCAGGAAACTCCCCACGCGCCACCTTGTACACGTCCCATGTCTCTCCCTCCTCCGCCAGCATTCTCACGAAAACCCCAGAATACCCTCCGTACACTTTTTTCACGTACTCCGAATCCTCTGCACACATCAACACCCCAAACCTCTTCTTGATCTCcatgtcttcttcttcttctctctctctctctaaaaagCTAGAGAGAGAATGTGAGGGAGGGACTGTGGAGAGACAACAGGAATTGTTTTTGCACGAAACAGGTGAAGTGAGTTTGTGGGAGCCAACGATAACTTGGGTGGCTTTTATAATAAAGGGTGGTGTGAGGAGGTTACCACAGTGGTCACGTTTTTTTGTGTTAATGACGAGGTTGTCCTTCCTCTTCTAATTTCGTCACAAAATGACCCTTGGTTTTGACCAAAAAGTGGCTTTTGCCAACGCCagctatttatttcttttttccttataGCAAAACTAATTCAGTTGGTGTTGCCAAAATTAGGGAAAAGATTTTTTTCGTTTCATGAATGTGCCCGGATTGTTGGCTACGGGGTAAAAACCCTAATGAATCTGTTCATGAAAgtgatatatattattaattagtaatattcCATGGTGGTAATGTGGAATATATGTTGTTAACTTAACTGGATGATGATGACCATCTGTTTCAACTTTCAGTAGTTTCAAATCTTTCGGTTTCtgcctttttttatattataatttatgatctTAGGGGGGATGCTGTGATATACTTTTGTTAGTAACAATCTCATTCAAAGGCAGAATTTAAGGTAACGTTTTGTTTTATAAAGATATATATTACTATAATCAATAACGCAGAATAAGAGGAAGTTTGTGAAGCGTTAAAGCAAAtgcacatgttttttttttcctattcttTCTCATAAAACCTCACTGATCATTAAATGTTAATATGATGCTTTAGAAAAAAGGCATGCTTTTTCTCTCATTCGCAATCAAAATATGGATCTCTGcctgtacaaaaaaaaaaagatctctGCTACGTATAATTCACGAttctagtttttagtttttttagttgTATTCATGGTTCTAGTTTATGCTCCTTCTATAGAAAGAGAGAATCTCATATTTActaattaacaataatttatatttattgtattttattttatacagatacaaacaaaatatgggattactttttttatgatttttggaTTAGGGCTGCTCaagaaaattagttttttaaaaaaataactataactagttatataactagtcatataaaagtaattataaaattataactagtttaatagttataattatttcaaataacttatttttatatatttataattggttatgtaattaattttaaatataactagttatataactaatttattcataatcggttatatattcatattttaaaaacaataaccaAGTAAATCCCATTATaacttgttaaataaaattagttatggttataattataatgtttccttataacttaattatttattaattatgattatagCTATGTAAATAACTGAGCACCTCTAATTTGGATTCCATGCATATTTCACTTGTGGATAATTAAGACATTTTTTTCAACAtgacttaattaattttacaaaaataatgattactatattcattaaataaaatagaatattacTATGTTaccaaatttaacaaaatagaagtAATAATAAACACAgaagttcttaaaaaaaaaataataaacataaacattgaagaaattaaaagttACAATAAACGTGAAGATGTCCTAACGTTACTGTTTTCAGATGCCCAAATGTCTGGTTGAATTCGATGCTATGGACATGGGGGATTCAAGGGAGGTAAGCCCCCTCCTTCCCACAAATAACACTCCTTTTACAATTGTATAAAAATGCtggtttttatataaaaaaatataacaaattacaTTCACACctcctaataaaattaattttgtcttttattaCTAACTCACCATTTTATCAACCTTTCTTTCCAAATCCGACAGATTCAATTTTGATGTGGGTcatgcaataatttttttcactctttcaTTGACTAAAATATACCAACTgtcctctaatttatttatcttttctttctaaatCAGTAAGTgaaaataatgaacaattttcacattttcaatcaataaaaaactttaaaatcatgccaaacataaaaaaaggataaattttataaaagaactGACATGTTACTAATTATACAACTAAGAgaaccattttaaaaattagaagcctaaattaaaaacaaaaaataaattaaggcaTCATTCGTATATAATCCTCCTTCACTTTATCTAGTGTTCCAAACCATGgaaagaaagtaaaatatagtcactttttctgttctTTTTGCCATCCTTTCTTCAAAAATTAGTTGTTTCAAGTAGAGTGTTAGTGCAGtagtttctcttttgttttatgctttcggtgaatcattaaaaaaataattaaacatgagGTGGTTATGTGAAACAAATCACCtgataattttatcaattgGCAAAACcagttgtttatattttttgggtTTAGAGTGGAACAATGTTTAATGTCATCCGaaatacaaatattttgaaatgtaaatatatGTCTAGGGATTTTCATAGACTAATCAGCTTTATAAAACTgaaaacgataaaaaaaaatcatttttttattaaagtaaaagtgtcagatttaattttaaaaatcgatccaattaaacttaaaacaaataaaaatggtgAGGCGAAGAACAAAGGACGTGCCAATAGAAGTCCTTGGACAATTATTTGGCATAACGACCAAGTAAGAGAAATTACTTCTTGCACCTCCAgattttcatcttttcaatCTTTCATAAAACTTAATTcctaatgtaattttatattatggaTTAGTCTTTTCAAAATGtaatttgaaatgtaaatttttacatTCAGAAATAACTAATCCAAAATGCAATTTACATTTTAGATTAGAGTGTAGGAAACAAGTCCAGAGGTACAAGAAACAATTGCCCTAAGATGAGTATTTGGTGAGTTCATGGTCTACTCTCAGTTGCTTATGGTGATTGAGTTGGGCCTTAACCTGATATGAGATGGTTGATTGTTTGGCTAAAATGTTGGAAGTGATTATCCCTCCTTGTCTACCAGGAAATAGGGATGTGAGTAAGTAACTCTGATTGGAATTAGTAACCCCTGTGTCACAGAATAGGAAGTGATCATGTTTAAGCATTCATTAGATTTTAGGTGGCTAAAGACTAATTAGGAACCTTCTATTTACACCCCATGTTAGCTAAGCACATCCTTTCCTtctctatatatttttattgtcaattatatccttttatttcttaaaacataattatggaaattattttttagcaaAACATATATCATTCTATGTATatccttttatttcttaaaacataattatggaaattattttttagcaaAACATATATCATTCTATGTATatccttttatttcttaaaacatagttatggaaattattttttagaacaaCATAGTTTTGAAAGTAAAATTGATATATGTTGTTATAAAAAGTGATTTACCGTAgtcataaacaaaattaatacaaagTATCAACACACCTTATAGGAGCCACGATAATCGTTAATCATTGGGCACACTCTTATTTTGATGCTAGATATTGAGAGACATGTATTTGAAATAATCGAGAGGAGACACCTAATGGTGTGTCAATAGctttaattagtaattattgTTACTTTTAtctatttgaaatttgtttaataataataaaaaatcaaaattgctAACGCACCATCATGTGTCTTCTCACGTTCTACCCATTGGAATTTAAGATACGAGAAATCAATCTCTCAATATCTAGCACCAAAATAAGTATGAGTCCAACAATTAGCGATTAGCAATTATTATGGCTCCTAAATGAAGGTACGTTTGATAATTTGTATCCAATTTTCTTTATGACTACCACACTTCACTTTTCAAAACAACATGTATAGAttctaaaaattactttttcagAATTGATTTATGTTATGCTAGAAAGTAATTGTCagaattatatttaacaaaatatgcaAAATTCAGAAAACTACTTTTTGGAATTGATAATgttgttttacaaagtagttTCTAGAACTATGTATTTTGTTAAAACAGTGTCGAAAATTACTTTccataattgatatatattgtTCAAAAAACTAATTTCCAGAACtatgttttaataaataaaagggtATAATTggaaataagaaatataaagaGAAGGGAGCGGTATACGTAGCTAACATTGGAGATGTAAATAGCAAGTGCCTAATAATACTGGCTTCGGCTTAGGCTTTCCTGTGACGTACTTTATAA
This region of Glycine max cultivar Williams 82 chromosome 7, Glycine_max_v4.0, whole genome shotgun sequence genomic DNA includes:
- the LOC100794668 gene encoding gamma-glutamyl peptidase 5, giving the protein MEIKKRFGVLMCAEDSEYVKKVYGGYSGVFVRMLAEEGETWDVYKVARGEFPDEDDLGLYDGFVITGSCSDAHGNDTWVSDLLNLLRKLDSINTKILGICFGHQILGRALGGKVTRSTTGWDLGVRTITLSPSLRFALSSLDLPSRLSIIECHRDEIRELPAKAEVIAWSDKTGIEMFRYGDHIMGIQGHPEYSKDILLHLIDRLIQRNYIIDAFGKQARERAALWEPDREAWKKLCVTFLKGRL